In Oncorhynchus tshawytscha isolate Ot180627B linkage group LG28, Otsh_v2.0, whole genome shotgun sequence, a genomic segment contains:
- the LOC112226695 gene encoding capping protein, Arp2/3 and myosin-I linker protein 3-like isoform X2: MCVCAVVFVMLPVRQHFCERGIYLQYLTFVSCLLSTESIRRLIEKQSIKFVRAVKQDTKHGKSEDRILVLATWRMYLFAVKVPAKVEVTFNFLEIRAMNTYPDHQVVIDTDKSTHSLRLQSQDHLDHMMNHINFALSRIFNNSMYAPTICRAEGDVSDGVLQFSPDSESSVETQRTCGGFSETYAALCDYNGIGCKEEVQWDVDTIYHSQDNREFNLLDFSHLDSRDLAVMVASMAYNTWFTKLYCTDMRIGSEVVEQVLHTISKSSSLEELTLENVGLKSDFPQKMATALSENPASAIHSLNLAHNTLDNQGVSNLIQLVCRLNKGLRLLNLSKTSLSSKGVMSLSQALCSSDDYSNSLLHLDLSKNPGILSGEDATNMYLFLAQPNCLVHLDLSGTDCTVDSLFGALLRGCCVDLAYLNLSKNCFSHRKVRETLPVVRQFFSSAFSLTHVNLSSMKLPPDTLRALFLGLSSNPHISDLHLDLSCCELRSAGAGVLQELFPRVACIGSLDISDNGLDADLLGVIPAFSRHPSLKHLLLGKNFNIKGRVLDEILQKLVQLVQEEECALQSLSLADSRLRSRGTVLVNALGSNTCLRKVDLSGNSLEDAGAKMLSKALQINTTLRSVTWDRNNTTATGFQDVARALEHNFTLHYMSIPLNDVTQAYRSAPEKIDQALTKIQRALLRNNQTQRFSQKQALRLHQGLVTSTAEQVMERLCVRVQQQVCALRGSEEGEELQAARQVLKEARNSRALYPSLCELAHVLSVDGPVRQKLDSLAGELAKAADKELQVIVDSMVSLCRELCPMSSSSAERLNPPLSSVSERVSIPRSTIRTALMERAAQDINRALEDVKLSVVSYLTNSIVDQILQELYTTHKTLLCQVSQAKRLDDAGTGRRTFRQSRITDSLDFPDEEGLGMNIDTIAIKKRSSRTRRIRPVSTRLSLGDDPTSSPTHSGPLSRSASWEDLYTLPTQGAPLRHVTQVRPRPPRRHCRGQVPVETHCSENGGVNVLEDGLPDFYTKRVLPDSQLSLLHQAQSLRRKKRRSVLSIFSGFRKNRSSTISNQETDGSENVYSMIQHPKDRGKGEAIIEVGANGRMMPSPRPIQGTPLPGMRGGRPSPHCLTQRQPSDLVGMVYSIGAEDEDSDSSFEIRPVGRDTDRQKDTPIASDTQTESRANGHAMSSASLTDKQADIQTDRQTDRQTEPVCQDLPMPSTQTDTQTEVERRTKETEGTESMEDRKEGAPCGQKPEPPSQSSKPSLASIKQRHLQGSSEKSTDGIGWTEGDRVEEENNEKRREGVQKERGAEGQRPPIPEKPGRDKTSPKTLPPVTPPEETTNEKKTTPPVPPASAKPSFDLSQAPVSQDEGTNEKKSLPPVPPASTKPVFDSPDHAGCQDEEGGRNGYPLKPHRNRKADSCDMGMCEGMERNSPNDLETGSSDRKPPVKRPRLPENRNRSLDFPRTVCPESPEPANDNGVTSS; this comes from the exons GTTCTGGCAACATGGCGAATGTATCTATTTGCTGTCAAAGTCCCCGCAAAG GTGGAGGTTACTTTCAACTTCCTGGAAATTCGAGCAATGAACACTTATCCAGATCATCAG GTTGTCATAGACACAGACAAATCGACCCACTCCTTGAGACTGCAGTCACAAGACCACCTTGATCACATGATGAACCATATCAACTTTGCCCTCTCACGAATATTCAATAACTCCATGTATGC TCCGACCATCTGCCGAGCAGAGGGGGACGTCTCTGATGGAGTCCTCCAGTTTTCACCAGACTCCGAATCATCTGTAGAGACTCAGAGAACCTGTG GCGGTTTCTCTGAGACCTACGCAGCTCTGTGCGACTATAACGGCATCGGCTGTAAGGAGGAAGTGCAGTGG GATGTGGACACTATCTATCACTCTCAGGACAACAGGGAGTTCAACCTGCTGGACTTCAGCCACCTGGACAGCAG GGACCTGGCGGTGATGGTGGCTTCCATGGCGTACAACACTTGGTTCACCAAGCTCTACTGCACAGACATGCGCATT GGGTCAGAGGTGGTGGAGCAGGTCCTTCACACCATCAGTAAGTCCAGCAGTCTGGAGGAACTCACTCTGGAGAACGTTGGCCTCAAATC AGACTTCCCTCAGAAAATGGCGACGGCTCTGTCAGAGAATCCTGCCTCTGCAATCCACTCTCTCAACCTGGCCCACAACACCTTGGACAACCAAG GAGTGTCCAACCTCATCCAGCTGGTGTGTCGTCTCAACAAAGGCCTTCGTCTGCTCAACCTCTCCAAGACGTCCCTCTCCTCCAAGG GAGTGATGTCTCTCTCCCAGGCCCTCTGCTCCAGTGATGACTACTCCAACTCTCTCCTTCACCTGGACCTGAGCAAAAACCCTGGGATTCTGTCTGGGGAGGACGCCACG AACATGTACCTGTTCCTAGCCCAGCCAAACTGTCTGGTTCATTTGGACCTCTCTGGGACCGACTGCACTGTGGACTCG TTATTCGGCGCTCTGTTGAGGGGATGTTGTGTTGATCTCGCTTACCTGAATCTCTCCAAGAACTGCTTCTCTCACAG gaaAGTGAGGGAGACTCTTCCTGTCGTCAGACAGTTCTTCAGTTCAGCCTTCAGTCTTACGCACGTCAACCTGTCTTCCATGAAGCTCCCTCCGGACACTCTGAG agCTCTCTTCCTTGGCCTGTCTTCCAACCCTCACATCAGTGACCTACACCTGGACCTCAGCTGCTGTGAG ttgagGTCTGCTGGTGCTGGGGTGCTCCAGGAGCTGTTTCCCAGAGTGGCCTGTATTGGTAGTCTGGACATCTCAGACAACG GGTTGGATGCTGATCTGCTAGGGGTCATCCCGGCCTTCTCCAGACACCCTTCCCTCAAACACTTGCTGCTGGGCAAGAACTTCAACATCAAGGGCAG GGTGCTGGATGAAATTCTGCAGAAACTAGTGCAGTTAGTGCAGGAGGAAGAGTGT GCCCTGCAGTCCCTCTCCCTGGCGGACTCGCGCCTGCGCTCTCGGGGCACAGTGCTGGTGAACGCTCTGGGCAGCAACACCTGCCTGCGCAAGGTGGACCTGAGTGGGAACAGCCTGGAGGATGCGGGGGCTAAGATGCTCAGCAAAGCCCTGCAGATCAACACCACACtcag GAGTGTGACGTGGGATCGCAATAACACCACGGCTACAGGATTCCAAGATGTGGCTCGGGCCCTGGAACA TAACTTCACCCTGCATTACATGTCCATCCCCCTCAATGATGTCACACAGGCTTACCGGAGTGCCCCTGAGAAGATTGACCAAGCGCTGACCAAG ATCCAGCGTGCTCTGTTGAGGAACAACCAGACCCAGAGGTTCTCTCAGAAACAGGCTCTTCGTCTGCACCAAGGCCTGGTCACCAGCACTGCTGAACAG GTGATGGAgcggctgtgtgtgcgtgtgcagcaGCAGGTGTGTGCTCTCCGAGGCtcagaagaaggagaggagttGCAGGCTGCCAGACAGGTCCTGAAGGAGGCCAGAAACTCCCGTGCG ctctATCCATCTCTGTGTGAGCTGGCCCATGTTCTCTCAGTGGACGGGCCTGTCAGACAGAAACTGGACTCTCTAGCAGGAGAGCTGGCCAAGGCTGCTGATAAGGAACTACAG GTGATAGTGGACTCCATGGTGTCTCTGTGTCGGGAGCTGTGTCCCATGTCCTCCTCCTCAGCTGAGCGACTCAACCCTCCGCTCTCCTCCGTCTCAGAACGTGTCTCCATCCCTCGCTCCACCATCCGCACCGCCCTGATGGAGAGAGCGGCACAGGACATCAACAGAGCCCTGGA GGACGTAAAGCTGTCGGTGGTCTCCTATCTGACCAACTCCATAGTGGATCAGATCCTTCAGGAGCTCTACACCACTCACAAAACCTtg CTGTGTCAGGTGTCCCAGGCGAAGCGTTTGGATGACGCAGGGACAGGCAGGCGCACCTTCAGACAATCCAGAATCACAGACTCACTGGACTTCCCCGACGAGGAAGGCCTGGGCATGAACATC GACACCATCGCCATCAAGAAACGTAGCTCCAGAACCAGAAGGATTCGTCCGGTCTCAACCAGATTGA GTCTTGGTGATGATCCCACCTCCTCCCCGACTCACTCTGGCCCCCTATCCCGCTCAGCATCATGGGAGGATCTGTACACCCTGCCTACCCAGGGTGCACCACTGCGCCACGTGACACAGGTCAGGCCACGGCCCCCACGAAGGCACTGTCGAGGACAAGTCCCCGTGGAAACA CACTGTTCAGAGAACGGAGGAGTCAACGTGCTGGAGGATGGACTGCCGGATTTCTATACCAAGAGAGTCCTGCCTGACAG TCAGCTGTCACTACTCCATCAAGCTCAGTCcctgaggaggaagaagagacgCAGTGTGCTGTCGATCTTCTCCGGGTTCCGCAAGAACCGCAGCTCCACCATCTCCAATCAGGAAACAGA tggCTCAGAGAACGTGTACTCTATGATTCAGCACCCTAAGGATCGTGGGAAGGGGGAGGCCATCATTGAGGTGGGAGCCAATGGGAGGATGATGCCGTCCCCTAGGCCCATCCAGGGCACACCACTGCCTGGGATGAGGGGGGGCAGGCCTAGCCCCCACTgcctcacacagagacag CCTTCAGATCTGGTCGGGATGGTATACAGTATCGGAGCAGAAGACGAGGACTCAGACAGTAGCTTTGAGATCAGACCAGtgggcagagacacagacagacagaaggacacGCCGATTGCatcagacacccagacagagtcCCGTGCCAATGGACATGCAATGTCCTCCGCTTCTCTGACAGACAAACAGGCTGacatacagactgacagacagactgacagacagacagagccagtcTGTCAGGACCTGCCAATGCCCagcactcagacagacacacagacggagGTGGAGAGACGGACAAAGGAGACAGAGGGGACGGAGTCCATGGAGGACAGGAAGGAGGGTGCCCCCTGTGGACAGAAACCAGAACCTCCTTCTCAAAGCAGCAAGCCCAGCCTGGCCAGCATTAAACAGAGACACCTGCAGGGAAGCTCCG agAAATCAACTGATGGtataggatggacagagggagacagggtagAAGAGGAGAATAATGAAAAGAGACGTGAGGGTGTGCAGAAAGAaagaggggcagaggggcagcGGCCCCCCATTCCTGAAAAG CCTGGTAGAGATAAGACCTCTCCAAAGACACTGCCTCCTGTCACTCCACCTGAGGAAACCACCAATGAGAAGAAAACCACACCTCCTGTTCCACCTGCCTCTGCCAAGCCCTCTTTTGATTTGTCTCAAGCTCCTGTCAGTCAAGACGAAGGGACTAATGAGAAGAAAAGCCTTCCTCCTGTGCCTCCTGCTTCTACCAAGCCTGTGTTTGACTCTCCTGATCATGCTGGTTGTCAAG atgaggagggaggaagaaatgGTTATCCACTGAAGCCGCATCGCAACAGGAAGGCAGACTCATGTGACATGGGTATGTGTGAGG GCATGGAACGGAATAGCCCCAACGATCTGGAGACGGGGTCCTCAGATCGCAAACCCCCTGTGAAAAGACCCAGACTCCCAGAGAACAGAAACAGATCTCTGGACTTCCCCAGgactgtct gtcCTGAGAGTCCAGAGCCCGCCAACGACAATGGTGTGACGTCgtcataa
- the LOC112226695 gene encoding capping protein, Arp2/3 and myosin-I linker protein 3-like isoform X3 yields the protein MCVCAVVFVMLPVRQHFCERGIYLQYLTFVSCLLSTESIRRLIEKQSIKFVRAVKQDTKHGKSEDRILVLATWRMYLFAVKVPAKVEVTFNFLEIRAMNTYPDHQVVIDTDKSTHSLRLQSQDHLDHMMNHINFALSRIFNNSMYAPTICRAEGDVSDGVLQFSPDSESSVETQRTCGGFSETYAALCDYNGIGCKEEVQWDVDTIYHSQDNREFNLLDFSHLDSRDLAVMVASMAYNTWFTKLYCTDMRIGSEVVEQVLHTISKSSSLEELTLENVGLKSDFPQKMATALSENPASAIHSLNLAHNTLDNQGVSNLIQLVCRLNKGLRLLNLSKTSLSSKGVMSLSQALCSSDDYSNSLLHLDLSKNPGILSGEDATNMYLFLAQPNCLVHLDLSGTDCTVDSLFGALLRGCCVDLAYLNLSKNCFSHRKVRETLPVVRQFFSSAFSLTHVNLSSMKLPPDTLRALFLGLSSNPHISDLHLDLSCCELRSAGAGVLQELFPRVACIGSLDISDNGLDADLLGVIPAFSRHPSLKHLLLGKNFNIKGRVLDEILQKLVQLVQEEECALQSLSLADSRLRSRGTVLVNALGSNTCLRKVDLSGNSLEDAGAKMLSKALQINTTLRSVTWDRNNTTATGFQDVARALEHNFTLHYMSIPLNDVTQAYRSAPEKIDQALTKIQRALLRNNQTQRFSQKQALRLHQGLVTSTAEQVMERLCVRVQQQVCALRGSEEGEELQAARQVLKEARNSRALYPSLCELAHVLSVDGPVRQKLDSLAGELAKAADKELQVIVDSMVSLCRELCPMSSSSAERLNPPLSSVSERVSIPRSTIRTALMERAAQDINRALEDVKLSVVSYLTNSIVDQILQELYTTHKTLLCQVSQAKRLDDAGTGRRTFRQSRITDSLDFPDEEGLGMNIDTIAIKKRSSRTRRIRPVSTRLSLGDDPTSSPTHSGPLSRSASWEDLYTLPTQGAPLRHVTQVRPRPPRRHCRGQVPVETHCSENGGVNVLEDGLPDFYTKRVLPDSQLSLLHQAQSLRRKKRRSVLSIFSGFRKNRSSTISNQETDSGSENVYSMIQHPKDRGKGEAIIEVGANGRMMPSPRPIQGTPLPGMRGGRPSPHCLTQRQPSDLVGMVYSIGAEDEDSDSSFEIRPVGRDTDRQKDTPIASDTQTESRANGHAMSSASLTDKQADIQTDRQTDRQTEPVCQDLPMPSTQTDTQTEVERRTKETEGTESMEDRKEGAPCGQKPEPPSQSSKPSLASIKQRHLQGSSEKSTDGIGWTEGDRVEEENNEKRREGVQKERGAEGQRPPIPEKPGRDKTSPKTLPPVTPPEETTNEKKTTPPVPPASAKPSFDLSQAPVSQDEGTNEKKSLPPVPPASTKPVFDSPDHAGCQDEEGGRNGYPLKPHRNRKADSCDMGMERNSPNDLETGSSDRKPPVKRPRLPENRNRSLDFPRTVCPESPEPANDNGVTSS from the exons GTTCTGGCAACATGGCGAATGTATCTATTTGCTGTCAAAGTCCCCGCAAAG GTGGAGGTTACTTTCAACTTCCTGGAAATTCGAGCAATGAACACTTATCCAGATCATCAG GTTGTCATAGACACAGACAAATCGACCCACTCCTTGAGACTGCAGTCACAAGACCACCTTGATCACATGATGAACCATATCAACTTTGCCCTCTCACGAATATTCAATAACTCCATGTATGC TCCGACCATCTGCCGAGCAGAGGGGGACGTCTCTGATGGAGTCCTCCAGTTTTCACCAGACTCCGAATCATCTGTAGAGACTCAGAGAACCTGTG GCGGTTTCTCTGAGACCTACGCAGCTCTGTGCGACTATAACGGCATCGGCTGTAAGGAGGAAGTGCAGTGG GATGTGGACACTATCTATCACTCTCAGGACAACAGGGAGTTCAACCTGCTGGACTTCAGCCACCTGGACAGCAG GGACCTGGCGGTGATGGTGGCTTCCATGGCGTACAACACTTGGTTCACCAAGCTCTACTGCACAGACATGCGCATT GGGTCAGAGGTGGTGGAGCAGGTCCTTCACACCATCAGTAAGTCCAGCAGTCTGGAGGAACTCACTCTGGAGAACGTTGGCCTCAAATC AGACTTCCCTCAGAAAATGGCGACGGCTCTGTCAGAGAATCCTGCCTCTGCAATCCACTCTCTCAACCTGGCCCACAACACCTTGGACAACCAAG GAGTGTCCAACCTCATCCAGCTGGTGTGTCGTCTCAACAAAGGCCTTCGTCTGCTCAACCTCTCCAAGACGTCCCTCTCCTCCAAGG GAGTGATGTCTCTCTCCCAGGCCCTCTGCTCCAGTGATGACTACTCCAACTCTCTCCTTCACCTGGACCTGAGCAAAAACCCTGGGATTCTGTCTGGGGAGGACGCCACG AACATGTACCTGTTCCTAGCCCAGCCAAACTGTCTGGTTCATTTGGACCTCTCTGGGACCGACTGCACTGTGGACTCG TTATTCGGCGCTCTGTTGAGGGGATGTTGTGTTGATCTCGCTTACCTGAATCTCTCCAAGAACTGCTTCTCTCACAG gaaAGTGAGGGAGACTCTTCCTGTCGTCAGACAGTTCTTCAGTTCAGCCTTCAGTCTTACGCACGTCAACCTGTCTTCCATGAAGCTCCCTCCGGACACTCTGAG agCTCTCTTCCTTGGCCTGTCTTCCAACCCTCACATCAGTGACCTACACCTGGACCTCAGCTGCTGTGAG ttgagGTCTGCTGGTGCTGGGGTGCTCCAGGAGCTGTTTCCCAGAGTGGCCTGTATTGGTAGTCTGGACATCTCAGACAACG GGTTGGATGCTGATCTGCTAGGGGTCATCCCGGCCTTCTCCAGACACCCTTCCCTCAAACACTTGCTGCTGGGCAAGAACTTCAACATCAAGGGCAG GGTGCTGGATGAAATTCTGCAGAAACTAGTGCAGTTAGTGCAGGAGGAAGAGTGT GCCCTGCAGTCCCTCTCCCTGGCGGACTCGCGCCTGCGCTCTCGGGGCACAGTGCTGGTGAACGCTCTGGGCAGCAACACCTGCCTGCGCAAGGTGGACCTGAGTGGGAACAGCCTGGAGGATGCGGGGGCTAAGATGCTCAGCAAAGCCCTGCAGATCAACACCACACtcag GAGTGTGACGTGGGATCGCAATAACACCACGGCTACAGGATTCCAAGATGTGGCTCGGGCCCTGGAACA TAACTTCACCCTGCATTACATGTCCATCCCCCTCAATGATGTCACACAGGCTTACCGGAGTGCCCCTGAGAAGATTGACCAAGCGCTGACCAAG ATCCAGCGTGCTCTGTTGAGGAACAACCAGACCCAGAGGTTCTCTCAGAAACAGGCTCTTCGTCTGCACCAAGGCCTGGTCACCAGCACTGCTGAACAG GTGATGGAgcggctgtgtgtgcgtgtgcagcaGCAGGTGTGTGCTCTCCGAGGCtcagaagaaggagaggagttGCAGGCTGCCAGACAGGTCCTGAAGGAGGCCAGAAACTCCCGTGCG ctctATCCATCTCTGTGTGAGCTGGCCCATGTTCTCTCAGTGGACGGGCCTGTCAGACAGAAACTGGACTCTCTAGCAGGAGAGCTGGCCAAGGCTGCTGATAAGGAACTACAG GTGATAGTGGACTCCATGGTGTCTCTGTGTCGGGAGCTGTGTCCCATGTCCTCCTCCTCAGCTGAGCGACTCAACCCTCCGCTCTCCTCCGTCTCAGAACGTGTCTCCATCCCTCGCTCCACCATCCGCACCGCCCTGATGGAGAGAGCGGCACAGGACATCAACAGAGCCCTGGA GGACGTAAAGCTGTCGGTGGTCTCCTATCTGACCAACTCCATAGTGGATCAGATCCTTCAGGAGCTCTACACCACTCACAAAACCTtg CTGTGTCAGGTGTCCCAGGCGAAGCGTTTGGATGACGCAGGGACAGGCAGGCGCACCTTCAGACAATCCAGAATCACAGACTCACTGGACTTCCCCGACGAGGAAGGCCTGGGCATGAACATC GACACCATCGCCATCAAGAAACGTAGCTCCAGAACCAGAAGGATTCGTCCGGTCTCAACCAGATTGA GTCTTGGTGATGATCCCACCTCCTCCCCGACTCACTCTGGCCCCCTATCCCGCTCAGCATCATGGGAGGATCTGTACACCCTGCCTACCCAGGGTGCACCACTGCGCCACGTGACACAGGTCAGGCCACGGCCCCCACGAAGGCACTGTCGAGGACAAGTCCCCGTGGAAACA CACTGTTCAGAGAACGGAGGAGTCAACGTGCTGGAGGATGGACTGCCGGATTTCTATACCAAGAGAGTCCTGCCTGACAG TCAGCTGTCACTACTCCATCAAGCTCAGTCcctgaggaggaagaagagacgCAGTGTGCTGTCGATCTTCTCCGGGTTCCGCAAGAACCGCAGCTCCACCATCTCCAATCAGGAAACAGA tagtggCTCAGAGAACGTGTACTCTATGATTCAGCACCCTAAGGATCGTGGGAAGGGGGAGGCCATCATTGAGGTGGGAGCCAATGGGAGGATGATGCCGTCCCCTAGGCCCATCCAGGGCACACCACTGCCTGGGATGAGGGGGGGCAGGCCTAGCCCCCACTgcctcacacagagacag CCTTCAGATCTGGTCGGGATGGTATACAGTATCGGAGCAGAAGACGAGGACTCAGACAGTAGCTTTGAGATCAGACCAGtgggcagagacacagacagacagaaggacacGCCGATTGCatcagacacccagacagagtcCCGTGCCAATGGACATGCAATGTCCTCCGCTTCTCTGACAGACAAACAGGCTGacatacagactgacagacagactgacagacagacagagccagtcTGTCAGGACCTGCCAATGCCCagcactcagacagacacacagacggagGTGGAGAGACGGACAAAGGAGACAGAGGGGACGGAGTCCATGGAGGACAGGAAGGAGGGTGCCCCCTGTGGACAGAAACCAGAACCTCCTTCTCAAAGCAGCAAGCCCAGCCTGGCCAGCATTAAACAGAGACACCTGCAGGGAAGCTCCG agAAATCAACTGATGGtataggatggacagagggagacagggtagAAGAGGAGAATAATGAAAAGAGACGTGAGGGTGTGCAGAAAGAaagaggggcagaggggcagcGGCCCCCCATTCCTGAAAAG CCTGGTAGAGATAAGACCTCTCCAAAGACACTGCCTCCTGTCACTCCACCTGAGGAAACCACCAATGAGAAGAAAACCACACCTCCTGTTCCACCTGCCTCTGCCAAGCCCTCTTTTGATTTGTCTCAAGCTCCTGTCAGTCAAGACGAAGGGACTAATGAGAAGAAAAGCCTTCCTCCTGTGCCTCCTGCTTCTACCAAGCCTGTGTTTGACTCTCCTGATCATGCTGGTTGTCAAG atgaggagggaggaagaaatgGTTATCCACTGAAGCCGCATCGCAACAGGAAGGCAGACTCATGTGACATGG GCATGGAACGGAATAGCCCCAACGATCTGGAGACGGGGTCCTCAGATCGCAAACCCCCTGTGAAAAGACCCAGACTCCCAGAGAACAGAAACAGATCTCTGGACTTCCCCAGgactgtct gtcCTGAGAGTCCAGAGCCCGCCAACGACAATGGTGTGACGTCgtcataa